From the genome of Edaphobacter dinghuensis, one region includes:
- a CDS encoding HAD family hydrolase — MAQDHLFQPPVTVLFDLDGTLLNSLPGIRYSIVEAFHVCGLPMADIDLRSLIGPPIRTILSHLIVETSVQVSEQHLDCLERAFRASYDSEGWQKTYHYADAAAMLKQMNEQGLRLFVVSNKPRHVSLKILEKEGTLKYFDQIITRDSREPRYAGKYEMIRYVLTEQMIQPGDCLMVGDTMEDAEAAAAAGMQFCLMAHGYGDVPQNSNVPVALRLDSFANLMQWTDRSILMLEKEHRVD, encoded by the coding sequence ATGGCACAGGACCATTTATTTCAGCCGCCGGTCACGGTGCTCTTCGATCTTGATGGGACGCTGTTGAATTCTTTGCCCGGCATTCGATACTCCATCGTCGAGGCGTTTCATGTCTGCGGTTTGCCTATGGCGGATATTGATCTGCGTTCTCTGATCGGTCCACCCATCCGAACAATCCTCTCGCATTTGATTGTGGAGACTTCAGTCCAAGTGAGTGAACAACATCTTGATTGCCTCGAGCGCGCCTTTCGAGCTAGTTACGATAGTGAGGGCTGGCAGAAGACATATCACTACGCTGATGCCGCCGCCATGCTCAAACAGATGAACGAGCAAGGCCTACGGCTATTTGTCGTCTCGAATAAGCCGCGGCATGTCTCACTGAAGATCCTCGAGAAAGAGGGCACGCTCAAGTATTTCGATCAGATCATCACTCGTGATTCACGTGAGCCGCGATATGCAGGCAAGTATGAAATGATCCGCTATGTATTGACGGAGCAAATGATACAGCCGGGAGATTGCCTGATGGTGGGCGATACAATGGAGGACGCAGAGGCAGCCGCGGCTGCTGGAATGCAATTTTGTCTCATGGCGCATGGCTACGGAGATGTTCCTCAGAACAGCAATGTGCCGGTGGCTTTACGCTTGGATAGTTTTGCCAATTTAATGCAATGGACGGATCGATCGATCCTGATGTTGGAGAAGGAGCACCGGGTTGATTGA
- a CDS encoding thiamine pyrophosphate-binding protein, translated as MIKLSDYILARLKEWGAQHIFLVTGGGAMHLNDSIGTSGLHYICTHHEQAAAMAAEGYARVTNTPGLLNVTTGPGGINALNGVFGAWTDSIPMLIISGQVKRETCMRTYGITNMRQLGDQEVDIIRMVGGITKYSVWINEPESIAYHLERAWYLAQHGRPGPCWLDIPVDVQSTLIDETTLKHYDPQEDALQWDEGKIATDVADVLARIKRAERPVIFAGTGVRLADALPEFEAVIRKLRIPVVTAWTHDLIASDDELFCGRPGTIGERAGNFTVQNSDVLLVLGSRLNIRQTSYNWASFARFATKIQVDVDAAEFEKPTHKPDIAIHSDVKLFLAEMLRQLDAEAGTSPAHAKWLAWAVERKAKYPVVQEKQKTEGPPLNPYYFIDRLFALLDEEDVVVCGNATACIVPYQAGKLKRGQRLISNSGSASMGYDLPASIGAAVAKGSRVICLAGDGSLQMNVQELQTVVTHHLPIKIFVLNNGGYLSIRQTQNGFFQGRLIGTGASSGITFPDMLKVGAAYGIPSFSVEKLSDLDMVREELAKPGPTLFDVQFDVAQEFEPRLRSRILPDGKIQTPNLEDMYPFLSPEELASNMLVSEKE; from the coding sequence ATGATCAAGCTTTCCGACTACATCTTGGCGCGACTGAAGGAATGGGGCGCACAACACATCTTCCTCGTAACCGGCGGCGGAGCCATGCACCTGAATGACTCTATCGGAACCTCAGGCCTGCACTATATCTGCACGCATCACGAGCAGGCAGCGGCAATGGCCGCTGAAGGATATGCGCGCGTTACCAATACTCCGGGACTGTTGAATGTAACCACAGGACCGGGCGGCATTAATGCTTTGAACGGTGTCTTCGGTGCGTGGACCGACTCGATTCCGATGTTGATCATCTCGGGGCAGGTGAAGCGCGAAACCTGCATGCGCACCTATGGCATCACCAACATGCGGCAGCTTGGCGACCAGGAGGTCGATATCATCCGCATGGTGGGTGGCATCACCAAATATTCGGTATGGATCAACGAGCCCGAATCGATTGCATATCATCTGGAGCGAGCATGGTATCTGGCACAGCATGGGCGCCCGGGTCCATGCTGGCTCGATATCCCAGTCGACGTGCAATCCACACTGATCGACGAGACAACTTTGAAGCATTACGACCCTCAGGAAGATGCATTGCAATGGGACGAGGGAAAGATTGCCACAGATGTAGCTGACGTGCTCGCACGCATCAAGCGAGCTGAACGCCCAGTTATCTTTGCCGGAACGGGAGTACGTCTAGCCGATGCGCTGCCGGAGTTCGAGGCTGTTATCCGAAAGCTGCGTATCCCTGTAGTTACCGCGTGGACGCATGATCTGATTGCGTCAGACGATGAGTTGTTCTGCGGGCGACCTGGTACCATCGGCGAGCGCGCGGGCAACTTCACGGTTCAGAATTCAGATGTCCTGTTGGTCCTCGGCTCGCGCCTGAACATTCGACAGACCAGCTATAACTGGGCATCCTTTGCACGCTTTGCGACCAAGATTCAGGTAGACGTCGATGCGGCAGAGTTTGAGAAACCCACTCATAAGCCGGATATCGCGATTCACAGCGATGTAAAGCTATTCCTGGCAGAGATGCTGCGTCAACTCGATGCAGAAGCAGGAACGTCGCCGGCACATGCAAAGTGGCTGGCCTGGGCCGTGGAGCGCAAGGCAAAGTATCCGGTTGTCCAAGAGAAACAGAAGACCGAAGGGCCGCCACTTAACCCTTATTATTTTATTGATCGCCTCTTTGCGCTGCTCGATGAAGAAGATGTGGTCGTCTGCGGAAATGCAACTGCCTGTATCGTCCCTTATCAGGCAGGCAAGCTGAAGCGTGGTCAGCGTCTCATCTCGAATTCAGGCTCGGCATCGATGGGCTACGATCTCCCTGCCTCCATTGGAGCTGCTGTAGCCAAAGGTAGCCGTGTCATCTGTCTCGCGGGAGACGGTAGTTTGCAGATGAATGTTCAGGAGCTGCAGACCGTTGTGACGCATCATCTGCCGATAAAGATCTTCGTTCTGAATAACGGCGGCTATCTGTCCATTCGTCAGACCCAAAACGGCTTCTTCCAGGGGCGGCTCATTGGCACCGGCGCGAGCAGTGGGATCACCTTCCCTGACATGTTGAAGGTAGGTGCGGCATATGGCATTCCTTCTTTTTCGGTAGAGAAGCTTAGCGATCTCGATATGGTCAGGGAAGAGTTGGCCAAACCCGGGCCGACGCTCTTTGATGTACAGTTCGATGTCGCCCAGGAGTTCGAGCCACGACTTCGTTCTCGCATCCTACCTGACGGAAAAATTCAGACTCCCAACCTCGAGGATATGTATCCATTCCTCTCGCCGGAAGAGCTTGCCTCGAATATGCTCGTCTCTGAGAAAGAGTAA
- the rfbG gene encoding CDP-glucose 4,6-dehydratase: MEDLVAPDTPWRNRRVFLTGHTGFKGGWLALWLSSLGASVRGYALDPATSPSLFNDANIGSVVEDIRGDIRDAASLDRAIQEFAPEVVFHMAAQPLVRLSYQDPIGTYETNVIGTARLLDAVRRTPSVRAVVSVTTDKCYENKEWSWPYREIDPLGGYDPYSASKACAEIVSASYRQSFFPVEQLRQPGGHQVAIATARAGNVIGGGDWSTDRLIPDLVRGFLSGAPVRIRRPHAIRPWQHVLEPLCGYLTLAEKLLTPGPEAAHFATAFNFGPNTDDARPVSWIADRMTGFWGDGSSWVLDEDPNSPHEANYLKLDISRACHDLQWKPRLRLETALDWLVSWYRNWQSAPDSMQAFTLSQIAQYDSLIRIKG, from the coding sequence ATGGAAGACCTGGTAGCTCCTGACACACCCTGGCGCAACCGCCGGGTTTTTCTTACCGGGCACACCGGCTTCAAGGGTGGCTGGTTGGCGCTTTGGCTTTCTTCGCTTGGCGCTAGTGTTCGCGGCTATGCCCTCGATCCTGCTACGTCCCCCAGTCTCTTCAATGACGCAAACATTGGTTCGGTAGTTGAGGACATTCGTGGCGATATTCGCGACGCTGCGAGCCTTGATCGCGCCATACAGGAGTTTGCCCCTGAAGTCGTCTTTCATATGGCGGCGCAACCATTGGTGCGCCTCTCCTATCAGGACCCGATCGGTACCTATGAGACGAATGTTATCGGCACGGCACGTTTGCTCGACGCCGTTCGCCGCACACCGTCTGTGCGGGCCGTTGTCTCGGTCACAACCGATAAGTGTTATGAGAATAAGGAATGGAGCTGGCCTTATCGCGAGATCGATCCGCTCGGTGGCTATGATCCTTACTCGGCTTCGAAGGCTTGTGCTGAAATTGTGTCGGCGAGTTATCGACAGTCTTTCTTTCCTGTTGAGCAGCTTCGTCAACCGGGTGGACATCAGGTAGCGATCGCCACAGCGCGTGCAGGCAACGTGATTGGTGGTGGCGACTGGTCCACGGACAGGCTCATTCCCGATCTGGTGCGCGGCTTTCTCTCTGGTGCCCCTGTACGCATTCGCCGACCACACGCGATTCGCCCGTGGCAACATGTTCTCGAACCGCTCTGCGGCTATCTCACTTTGGCCGAGAAGCTTCTCACGCCAGGGCCAGAGGCCGCTCATTTTGCCACTGCTTTTAACTTCGGACCTAACACGGACGATGCGCGCCCTGTCTCGTGGATTGCCGACCGTATGACAGGATTTTGGGGCGATGGTAGTTCGTGGGTACTTGATGAGGATCCGAATAGCCCGCACGAGGCGAACTATCTCAAACTCGATATCTCTCGTGCCTGCCATGACCTTCAGTGGAAGCCCAGACTTCGTCTTGAAACTGCATTGGACTGGCTGGTCAGCTGGTATCGCAACTGGCAGTCCGCGCCCGACTCCATGCAAGCCTTTACGCTCTCTCAAATCGCACAATACGATTCATTGATACGGATCAAAGGGTAA
- the rfbF gene encoding glucose-1-phosphate cytidylyltransferase — protein MKAVILAGGLGTRISEETGLRPKPMVEIGGRPILWHILKIYSQHGINDFVICCGYKGYVIKEFFANYFLHTSDVTFDMTENKMIVHNSVVEPWRVTLVDTGESTGTGGRLRRVRQHLPANEPFCMTYGDGVANVDITASIAFHKAHGKLATLTSVQPPARFGALGLKDTQIYAFQEKPSDEGGWINGGFFVLDPTVIDAVTDDSQMFEREPIESLVARSEVHAFFHHGFWQAMDTLRDKQHLEDLWSKGKAPWKTW, from the coding sequence ATGAAAGCTGTCATCCTTGCCGGTGGTCTCGGCACACGCATCAGTGAAGAGACTGGTCTACGGCCCAAGCCGATGGTCGAGATTGGCGGTCGACCTATCCTCTGGCACATCCTAAAAATCTATTCCCAGCACGGCATCAACGACTTCGTTATCTGCTGCGGCTATAAGGGCTATGTCATCAAGGAGTTCTTTGCCAACTACTTTCTGCATACGTCCGACGTTACTTTTGACATGACCGAAAACAAGATGATTGTGCATAATTCTGTGGTTGAGCCATGGCGCGTCACTTTGGTCGATACCGGAGAATCGACAGGCACCGGTGGACGCCTGCGCCGAGTACGCCAGCATCTTCCAGCTAACGAACCTTTCTGCATGACGTATGGCGACGGTGTCGCCAATGTCGATATCACGGCATCGATTGCTTTTCATAAGGCTCATGGCAAGCTTGCAACGCTTACCAGTGTTCAGCCTCCCGCGCGTTTCGGAGCGCTTGGCCTCAAGGATACCCAGATCTACGCCTTTCAGGAAAAGCCATCCGATGAAGGTGGCTGGATCAACGGCGGTTTTTTCGTTCTTGACCCAACAGTTATTGATGCTGTCACGGATGATTCGCAGATGTTCGAGCGCGAACCCATTGAGTCTCTTGTTGCCCGGAGCGAGGTCCATGCGTTCTTTCACCATGGCTTCTGGCAGGCTATGGACACATTGCGCGACAAGCAGCATCTCGAGGATCTTTGGAGTAAAGGAAAGGCCCCATGGAAGACCTGGTAG
- the rfbH gene encoding lipopolysaccharide biosynthesis protein RfbH, with amino-acid sequence MNEKATALRQRILELTAEFHAEAFPAKQFVPGTSSVPVSGKVIGPDDICSVVDSALDGWFTTGRFAKDFERKLARFFGVRSASLVNSGSSANLVALSALTSPKLGARQLKPGDEVITVAAGFPTTVNPILQNRLVPVFLDVTIPTYEIDVTQLEEAYSNKTKAVMIAHTLGNVFNLDAITTFCKKYDLWLIEDCCDALGSTYKGQKVGTFGDIATVSFYPAHHITTGEGGAVLTDKPALQVLIDSFRDWGRDCWCEPGVDNTCGKRFEWQLGTLPCGYDHKYTYSHVGYNLKATDMQAALGVSQIAKLPAFIARRKENFAYLKAALRPLEEFLILPVAGKDADPSWFGFPIAVKPDAPFTRDQMTRSLEANKIGTRMLFAGNLLRQPAYEGYPHRVVGTLANTDFVMNQVFWIGVYPGLTNEMLDYIAQSMIQFANTVKAGLLVV; translated from the coding sequence ATGAATGAAAAAGCAACAGCGCTTCGGCAGCGAATATTGGAACTAACAGCAGAGTTTCATGCTGAGGCTTTTCCCGCAAAGCAATTTGTTCCTGGAACCTCATCAGTTCCCGTTTCGGGCAAGGTCATCGGGCCGGATGATATCTGTTCCGTAGTGGATTCAGCACTGGATGGATGGTTTACAACCGGAAGGTTTGCTAAAGACTTTGAGAGGAAGCTGGCCAGATTCTTCGGTGTGAGGTCGGCTTCGCTTGTGAATTCCGGCTCCAGCGCCAATCTCGTTGCGCTGAGTGCGTTGACTTCACCCAAGCTCGGAGCCCGGCAACTCAAACCCGGGGATGAGGTCATCACCGTCGCTGCCGGATTCCCTACAACGGTGAATCCTATTCTGCAAAATCGACTCGTGCCCGTCTTCCTCGACGTAACGATACCGACTTATGAGATTGATGTAACCCAGCTCGAAGAGGCGTATAGCAATAAAACCAAGGCTGTCATGATCGCTCACACCCTGGGTAATGTCTTCAATCTGGATGCGATTACAACCTTTTGCAAGAAGTACGATCTCTGGCTGATTGAAGACTGCTGTGATGCCTTGGGGTCGACCTACAAAGGGCAAAAGGTAGGCACCTTCGGCGACATCGCCACCGTAAGCTTTTATCCTGCACACCACATTACAACCGGGGAAGGTGGTGCGGTATTAACGGATAAACCGGCGTTACAAGTCTTGATTGATAGCTTCCGCGATTGGGGTCGAGATTGCTGGTGCGAGCCGGGAGTCGACAATACTTGCGGAAAGCGCTTCGAATGGCAACTGGGAACACTACCCTGCGGCTATGACCATAAGTACACGTACTCCCATGTGGGTTACAACCTGAAGGCAACCGATATGCAGGCAGCGCTTGGGGTCTCTCAGATCGCAAAGCTGCCAGCGTTTATTGCACGACGCAAAGAGAACTTCGCCTATCTGAAGGCTGCCCTCAGGCCGTTGGAAGAGTTTCTGATCTTACCGGTCGCCGGCAAAGATGCCGATCCAAGCTGGTTCGGCTTTCCCATAGCAGTCAAACCGGATGCGCCCTTCACCCGCGACCAGATGACTCGCTCTCTGGAAGCCAACAAGATTGGCACTCGCATGCTCTTCGCTGGCAATCTGCTGCGTCAACCGGCTTATGAGGGCTATCCCCATCGCGTGGTTGGCACCTTAGCCAACACTGATTTCGTTATGAATCAGGTGTTCTGGATCGGCGTGTACCCCGGCCTCACCAATGAGATGCTCGACTATATCGCACAGTCTATGATCCAGTTTGCCAATACAGTAAAGGCTGGCTTGCTGGTTGTATAA
- a CDS encoding glycosyltransferase family 2 protein — protein sequence MVETRPLLTIAIPTYNRSKELGLLLSVLAPQLTNHPEIELYISDNASPDGTPALVQRFQAEGLVVRYHRHSENIGSDANFVSCYQAARGKYFWLFGDDDIILLGTIDNLLSHITRGDFDIIYATSYGFRDDYLAERMGDPLGRRFHTITNARRVARVINIMFTFISGIIVNKERLDEIPHEDPSVFLKTNLVQLSWVLPLLLHHRQSLVMWDRPIAGRQGAAGGYSVGSVFGEKLTYMLVQCLQGRPDLVRIITNFTLRRWFPSTIDDIRSSGNQNLRLEEAETILRSCYGNNFRYWLFTWPVIKLPLPLAHLWFKGGVLVSKALYMVLIPNFWKKEI from the coding sequence ATGGTTGAAACACGTCCGCTGCTTACGATTGCAATTCCAACCTATAACCGGAGTAAAGAACTGGGGTTGCTTCTTAGTGTTCTTGCTCCCCAGCTCACCAACCATCCCGAGATTGAGCTTTACATCTCCGACAATGCTTCGCCCGATGGCACGCCGGCATTAGTACAGCGTTTTCAAGCTGAAGGTCTTGTCGTTCGGTATCACCGGCACTCGGAAAATATCGGTTCCGATGCCAATTTTGTTTCCTGCTATCAAGCGGCGCGGGGAAAGTATTTCTGGCTCTTCGGTGATGACGATATTATTCTTCTCGGCACAATCGATAATCTTCTCTCTCATATTACCCGTGGTGACTTCGATATCATTTACGCCACTAGCTACGGTTTCCGCGATGATTATCTTGCCGAACGCATGGGCGACCCTTTGGGGCGCCGCTTCCATACCATTACCAACGCACGGCGAGTGGCCCGTGTAATCAATATCATGTTTACTTTCATCAGCGGCATCATCGTCAATAAGGAACGACTTGATGAGATCCCCCACGAAGATCCCTCGGTTTTCCTGAAGACGAATCTTGTCCAACTCAGTTGGGTACTTCCACTTTTATTGCATCATCGCCAATCTCTTGTGATGTGGGATCGGCCGATTGCGGGACGACAGGGTGCTGCGGGCGGCTATTCCGTCGGCTCAGTCTTCGGCGAAAAGCTTACCTATATGCTCGTGCAATGTCTGCAAGGTCGTCCTGACCTTGTTCGCATTATTACGAATTTCACTCTTCGACGCTGGTTCCCCTCGACGATCGACGATATCAGATCTTCCGGAAACCAAAATCTTCGCTTGGAGGAGGCAGAGACTATCCTGCGTTCTTGCTATGGAAATAATTTTCGTTATTGGTTATTTACATGGCCTGTGATTAAGCTACCTTTACCTCTCGCTCACCTCTGGTTCAAGGGTGGGGTGCTAGTTAGTAAGGCTCTTTATATGGTGCTCATTCCTAATTTTTGGAAGAAGGAGATTTGA
- the msrA gene encoding peptide-methionine (S)-S-oxide reductase MsrA, with protein sequence MAIEKATFGAGCFWGVETRFSELTGVIDTAVGYEGGDLEHPTYQEVCSDRTGHAEVVQVTFDPSRLSYEALLDAFFALHDPTQVNRQGPDWGTQYRSVIFTHNEQQAAEARAKIAELSASGTYRQPIATKVEPSKAFWKAEEYHQRYLEKRGMVSCHI encoded by the coding sequence GTGGCAATCGAAAAGGCAACATTTGGAGCAGGATGTTTTTGGGGTGTAGAGACCCGTTTTAGTGAACTCACAGGCGTAATTGATACAGCAGTAGGATACGAAGGCGGAGACCTCGAGCACCCAACCTATCAGGAAGTCTGTAGCGACCGCACCGGCCACGCGGAAGTCGTACAAGTTACATTTGACCCGTCCCGCCTCTCTTACGAGGCACTCCTTGACGCATTCTTCGCGCTCCATGACCCAACCCAGGTGAACCGCCAGGGGCCGGATTGGGGAACGCAATATCGCAGCGTCATCTTCACTCATAACGAACAGCAGGCAGCCGAGGCACGAGCGAAGATCGCCGAACTGAGCGCCTCCGGTACCTATCGTCAGCCGATCGCCACCAAGGTAGAACCTTCAAAGGCCTTCTGGAAGGCTGAGGAATATCACCAGCGTTATTTGGAGAAACGCGGCATGGTGAGCTGTCACATTTAA
- a CDS encoding pseudouridine synthase, with protein MKAKPIAQPEETPQGDRLQKILAQAGVASRRKAEQIILDGRVQVNGTVIKELGTRHDISKDHIRVDGKLLHGREQQRYYMLNKPRGYVTTLDDPEKRPTVMELMTKQKGPHGDHVRLYPVGRLDYLSEGLLLMTNDGELANSLSKAAAGVEKTYLVKVSGQPSASGLEQIRRGIMIDRGRLNEVRSGRRDRIITAPAKVELVRGGDNPWYELTLTEGRNRQLRKMFEEIGHHVEKIRRIGYGALRLDVPPGEFRELTPGEVTALGRAAKGQKVVPKKKTPEFAQLKAPAKPKAHKPRRSPIGKSTAPRRRPI; from the coding sequence ATGAAAGCCAAACCTATTGCCCAGCCCGAGGAAACTCCTCAGGGCGACCGTCTCCAGAAGATTCTTGCGCAAGCCGGCGTCGCCAGCCGCCGCAAGGCCGAACAGATCATCCTCGATGGCCGAGTGCAGGTCAACGGCACAGTCATAAAGGAACTCGGCACCCGACACGACATCTCAAAAGACCACATCCGCGTCGACGGAAAGCTATTGCACGGCCGCGAACAGCAGCGTTATTACATGCTGAACAAGCCGCGTGGCTATGTCACTACGCTCGACGATCCGGAGAAGCGGCCGACGGTCATGGAACTGATGACGAAGCAGAAGGGGCCGCATGGCGATCACGTGCGGCTATATCCTGTGGGGCGGCTGGACTATCTCTCCGAAGGCCTGTTATTGATGACCAATGATGGAGAGCTGGCCAACTCACTCTCGAAGGCTGCCGCCGGCGTAGAGAAGACATACTTGGTGAAGGTCAGCGGGCAGCCGTCAGCCAGCGGGCTCGAACAGATTCGCCGCGGCATCATGATCGATCGTGGTCGCCTGAACGAGGTCCGTAGCGGACGCCGCGACCGCATCATCACCGCTCCCGCCAAAGTGGAGCTGGTGCGCGGGGGAGACAATCCCTGGTACGAACTGACACTTACCGAAGGGCGCAACCGGCAACTGCGCAAGATGTTTGAGGAGATTGGGCATCACGTCGAGAAGATTCGCCGCATCGGCTATGGGGCGCTTCGGCTGGATGTGCCACCGGGCGAGTTCCGCGAGTTGACCCCCGGTGAGGTAACTGCGCTGGGACGCGCAGCTAAGGGGCAGAAGGTCGTTCCGAAGAAGAAGACGCCGGAGTTTGCGCAGTTGAAAGCACCAGCGAAGCCAAAGGCGCATAAGCCGAGGCGTTCCCCGATTGGGAAATCCACAGCCCCGCGACGAAGACCAATTTAA
- the scpB gene encoding SMC-Scp complex subunit ScpB, whose protein sequence is MSLKAKIEAVIYASEEPVTLAQLVGLLGQEAQAELDQIEAAQQSLDLEQVPSDAETLNSEVLDEPEQEQEATVEASEPAAAELATDEPVSSEAAEQGSGAPTEAAPDEKKASRETKEKERRLREYFRSMLDQLISDYANGDRGLEVREVASGYRLATKPEYHDAVRGFVKSLKPPLKLSLQALETLAVVAYKQPVTAPEISEIRGVDSGGVLGSLMARKLVTTAGRKQVIGRPILYKTTRDFLLRFGLKDINELPSIEEFEKMAGELAEQEEIPMEHHAPENASELEPERHTHEAQADGSPDIEDDPLDEELEDDAKDETVSANENEAPVEASEETAHQGEN, encoded by the coding sequence ATGAGTCTTAAAGCCAAGATCGAAGCCGTCATCTATGCCTCGGAAGAGCCAGTCACACTGGCCCAACTCGTCGGCCTGCTCGGGCAGGAAGCCCAGGCCGAGTTAGACCAGATTGAGGCGGCCCAGCAATCGCTTGATTTAGAGCAGGTCCCGTCTGATGCCGAGACCCTCAACAGCGAGGTGCTCGACGAGCCGGAGCAGGAGCAAGAGGCCACGGTCGAGGCGAGCGAGCCAGCTGCTGCGGAGCTAGCTACAGACGAGCCTGTTTCGTCCGAGGCGGCGGAGCAGGGAAGCGGTGCCCCAACCGAGGCTGCGCCGGATGAGAAGAAGGCCTCGCGCGAGACGAAGGAGAAGGAGCGTCGGCTGCGGGAGTACTTCCGCTCCATGCTCGACCAGCTCATCAGCGATTACGCTAATGGCGATCGCGGCCTGGAGGTTCGCGAGGTTGCCAGTGGCTATCGGCTGGCCACCAAGCCTGAGTATCACGATGCCGTCCGTGGGTTCGTCAAATCGCTCAAGCCGCCCCTGAAGCTGTCGCTTCAGGCGCTGGAGACGTTGGCCGTTGTTGCCTACAAGCAGCCAGTGACGGCACCCGAGATCTCCGAGATTCGAGGTGTGGACTCGGGCGGTGTGCTGGGCAGCCTGATGGCGCGCAAGCTGGTCACCACTGCCGGACGCAAACAAGTTATCGGACGGCCGATTCTCTATAAGACGACGCGTGATTTTCTGCTCCGCTTTGGGCTGAAGGACATCAACGAGCTGCCCAGCATTGAGGAGTTCGAAAAGATGGCTGGTGAGCTGGCCGAACAGGAAGAGATTCCTATGGAGCACCACGCTCCTGAGAATGCCTCAGAGCTTGAACCGGAGCGGCACACCCACGAAGCGCAGGCCGATGGCAGCCCCGATATCGAGGACGATCCGCTCGACGAGGAGCTTGAAGACGATGCGAAGGATGAGACGGTATCTGCGAATGAGAACGAGGCACCCGTCGAAGCTTCTGAAGAGACCGCACACCAAGGTGAGAATTAG
- a CDS encoding O-acetyl-ADP-ribose deacetylase: MAQLEVFRGDITKLQVDAIVNAANTSLLGGGGVDGAIHRAAGKDLLRACEKLGGCPTGSAKATPGFNLPAKWVFHAVGPVWNGGSHNEADLLAGCYHGCMELAREHKVKSIAFPAISTGVYHFPRQQAAEIAVRTVREQLPSSGVERLIFCCFDEPTAQIYEKILDRE, translated from the coding sequence ATGGCTCAGCTCGAGGTCTTTCGCGGCGATATTACGAAGCTCCAGGTCGATGCTATCGTCAATGCAGCCAACACTTCCCTGCTGGGCGGAGGCGGCGTCGACGGAGCCATCCATCGGGCAGCAGGCAAAGATCTACTGCGTGCCTGCGAGAAACTAGGAGGTTGTCCTACTGGCTCGGCCAAGGCCACTCCTGGCTTCAACCTTCCGGCAAAATGGGTCTTCCACGCCGTTGGGCCAGTCTGGAACGGTGGCTCCCATAATGAAGCCGATCTGCTGGCCGGTTGCTACCACGGTTGTATGGAGCTTGCCCGCGAACACAAGGTGAAGTCCATCGCCTTCCCGGCCATCTCCACCGGGGTCTATCACTTTCCCCGACAGCAGGCTGCGGAGATTGCTGTTCGGACGGTTCGGGAGCAACTACCGTCCAGCGGCGTGGAGAGGTTGATCTTTTGCTGCTTTGATGAACCTACGGCGCAGATCTACGAGAAGATTCTTGATCGAGAGTAA